A genomic window from Elaeis guineensis isolate ETL-2024a chromosome 3, EG11, whole genome shotgun sequence includes:
- the LOC105040213 gene encoding 3-ketoacyl-CoA synthase 11: MAEPLLNKSSSSRLPSFTQSVKLKYVKLGYHYLITHGMYLFLTPLVVLVAAQLSTFSVQDLHDLWDHLRFNLISVILCSTLLVFLSTLYFLTRPRPVYLVNLACYKPEDARKCTRQIFMEHSKLTGSFTEENLEFQRKILERSGLGENTYLPEAVLNVPPNPSMAEARKEARAVMFGAIDELFAKTYVKPKDIGILIVNCSLFNPTPSLSAMVVNHYKLRGNIVSYNLGGMGCSAGLISIDLAKDLLQVHPSTYALVISMENITLNWYFGNNRSMLVSNCLFRMGGAAILLSNKSSDRCRSKYQLVHTVRTHKGADDKCFSCVTQEEDANGKIGVSLSKDLMGVAGDALKTNITTLGPLVLPMSEQLLFFATLVGRKVLKMKIRPYIPDFKLAFEHFCIHAGGRAVLDELEKNLQLSEWHMEPSRMTLYRFGNTSSSSLWYELAYTEGKGRIRKRDRIWQIAFGSGFKCNSAVWKALKTISPAKEKNPWMDEIHNFPVDVPRVSAL, encoded by the coding sequence ATGGCGGAACCATTGCTCAATAAATCATCCTCGAGCCGTCTCCCCAGCTTCACGCAATCAGTGAAGCTCAAGTATGTCAAACTTGGTTACCACTACCTCATCACCCATGGCATGTACCTCTTCCTCACACCCCTCGTCGTCCTGGTCGCTGCCCAACTCTCCACCTTCTCTGTCCAAGACCTCCATGACCTCTGGGACCATCTCCGGTTTAATCTCATCTCCGTGATCCTCTGCTCCACGCTCCTCGTATTCCTTTCCACCCTCTACTTCCTCACCCGTCCTCGGCCTGTCTATCTCGTCAACTTGGCATGCTACAAGCCGGAGGACGCCCGGAAGTGCACCAGGCAAATTTTTATGGAGCATTCTAAGCTGACGGGCTCGTTCACAGAAGAGAACCTCGAATTCCAGCGTAAGATCCTCGAAAGGTCAGGCCTTGGTGAGAACACTTACCTCCCTGAGGCTGTCCTCAATGTTCCTCCTAATCCCTCGATGGCTGAGGCCAGGAAGGAAGCTAGGGCTGTTATGTTTGGCGCCATCGACGAACTTTTTGCCAAGACTTATGTGAAGCCCAAGGACATTGGGATCTTGATTGTGAATTGTAGCTTGTTCAATCCGACCCCATCTCTTTCTGCCATGGTTGTGAACCATTACAAGCTTCGAGGAAACATAGTGAGCTATAACTTGGGTGGGATGGGGTGCAGCGCAGGGCTGATTTCTATCGATCTTGCCAAGGATCTTCTTCAAGTTCATCCCAGTACCTATGCCTTGGTTATCAGCATGGAGAACATCACCTTGAACTGGTACTTTGGCAACAATCGTTCCATGCTTGTTTCCAACTGCTTGTTCCGAATGGGTGGAGCTGCAATCCTTCTCTCCAACAAGAGCTCCGATCGCTGCCGCTCCAAGTACCAATTGGTTCACACGGTTCGAACCCACAAGGGTGCTGATGATAAGTGCTTCAGCTGTGTCACCCAAGAAGAGGACGCCAATGGGAAAATTGGTGTTTCTCTTTCGAAAGATCTGATGGGAGTTGCTGGTGATGCCTTGAAGACCAACATCACGACATTGGGTCCTCTTGTCCTACCCATGTCTGAGCAGCTACTCTTCTTTGCTACATTGGTGGGGAGGAAGGTCCTCAAGATGAAGATTAGGCCTTACATTCCTGATTTCAAGTTGGCCTTTGAACATTTCTGCATTCATGCTGGTGGAAGGGCTGTTTTGGATGAACTGGAGAAGAACTTGCAGCTTTCGGAGTGGCACATGGAGCCTTCGAGGATGACGCTGTACAGATTTGGAAACACTTCAAGCAGTTCTCTCTGGTATGAACTGGCATACACGGAAGGGAAGGGAAGGATCAGGAAGAGGGACAGAATTTGGCAGATAGCATTCGGATCAGGATTCAAGTGTAATAGTGCAGTATGGAAGGCTTTGAAGACTATCAGTCCTGCAAAGGAAAAGAACCCCTGGATGGACGAGATCCACAACTTCCCAGTTGACGTTCCAAGGGTGTCGGCACTTTGA